From the genome of Rhizobacter sp. AJA081-3:
CGCGCCGTGGATGTCTTCCATCAGCACCGACTCGGTGATCTCGAGCTCGAGCATTGCCGGCGTCATCTCGAACTCGCGCAGCGCGTCGCGCACGTGCGTGACGAAGCGAGCGTCGCGCAATTGCGCCGGCGACACGTTGACCGACACGCACATTCCGGCCAGCGGACCGGTGGCGGCGCGGCAGGCTTCACGGAGCGCCCAGCGGCCGAGGTCGTCGATCAGGCCGGTCTGCTCGGCCACGGGGATGAACTCCACCGGGCTGACGCGGCCGAGCACGGGGTGCTCCCAGCGCATCAGCGCCTCGGCACCGACGATCTGCCATTCCGCGATGTCGACCTTGGGCTGCCAGTGCATGGCGAGCTGGTCGTTCGCAATGGCAAAGCGCAGGCCGGCCTCGATGTCGACACGACGGCGACTGTTCGCGCCCATCTCGGGCGAGTACAGCGCCAGCCGGCCGCGGCCGTCTTCCTTGGCGGCGTAGAGCGCGGTGTCGGCGCGCACCAGCAGGTCGTCGACGCCAACTTCGTTCTCGCCGAACATCGCCACGCCGACGCTCGCCCCCACGCGCAAGTGCCGGCCCTGCACGTCGATCGGAAGCTCAAGCGCATCGATCAGCCGCTGGGCCAGCACACCGGCTTCGTCGGCCGCGCCGGAATGCGTCATGACCACGGCGAATTCGTCGCCGCCCAGCCGTGCCACGGTGTCGCCGGTGCGCAGGCTGTCGCGCAGGCGCTGTGCCACGCACTTGAGCAGCTCGTCGCCAGCGCTGTGGCCGAGGCTGTCGTTGACGATCTTGAAGTGATCGAGGTCCACCATCAGCAGTGCGCCGGGCCGGCCCGCGCGCAAGGCGCTGGCCAGCGCATCGCGCAGCATGAATCTGTTGGCCAGACCGGTGAGCGAATCGGTGTGGGCCAGCTGGAGCAGGCGCAGCTCGGTCTCGAACTTGTCGGTCACGTCGGCGATCACGCCGCGCCAGCCGAGCGTGCGGCCGCGGTCGTCGAGCAGCCGCTTGCCGTTGAACGAAAGGTGGCGCACGCCGTCACCGTCCTTGACCGAGAGGCGCTGGTCACGGAAAGGGTGGCCGTCGTCCAGCGCCTGCTGGAGTTCGTCCAGGCCCGAGACGGCGCGGCGCTCCAGCAGCGCCAGCAGAGAACGCGAGCGGATGTCGGCGTCGTTGACGCCCAGCAGCGCGGCCAGACGCGGCGAGAGGTGGTTGAGGTGACCGCCTGTGCTCGTCTCCCAGAGGGCTTCGTCGGCGTGCTGCTCGAAGTCCTGCAGCAGCACCGACAACATGCGTTCCTGCCGCACCGCGTCGGTCTGTGAGCGCAGCAGGGCCATCGACTTGCGCCAGCTGGCCAGCGAGCCCAGCATCACCATCGGGGCGTACATCGCCAGCAGCGCGGCGACGGCGTGGTAGGTCGGTTCGGCAGCGCGCCAGAGCGCGCCGAGCGAGGCCACCGAGTAGACGGCCGCGTAGGCCAGTGCGGCCAGCGGCAACGGGCTGAGCATGAACGTGCCCGCGCCGAGCATGCCGGTGAACAGCGTGGCCACGAGCAGCTGCTGCGCCGGAGACGCCCCCGGGAACCACAGCAGCGGCACGACGGCCCAGATGCCGGCGAGCAGCGCGGCATGCACGGTGGCGCGGTGCAGTGCGCGCGGCCGGGCGGTGTGGAGCGCACGCCCGCCGCGGCGCAGCCAGCTCAGCGTGGCCAGCCCGAGCACCAGCAGCAGGATGCCCAGCCAGGCCAGCATGCCCGTGGGCCTGTCGTCGTGGAAGGCCCAGACGACCAGCGCGCCGCTGCCCAGATTGGCCAGCATCGCGTAGGGCGTCAGCCGCAGGACGGAGTGGAGCTGCGCGCCGCGCAACTGCGCCGCCACATGGCCGGTGCCGCCGTACAGGTCGGCGATGCCGGCGCGCAGGCCGGCGAGACCGAGGGGGGGTGCGCTCACGCAGGCAGCCCGGTGGCATCGCCCGGTTGAGCCCGAACGCTGGAGAGGCTCTGCTGCTCCTCGGCGACGAAACCCATCACCCGCTGGGCCGGCAGGGGGCGGCAGAAGAGAAAGCCCTGCAGTTCGGCGCAAGGGGTCGAGCTGAAGAAGGCCGCCTGCGCCTGCGTCTCCACGCCCTCGGCGACCACGGCGATGTCCAGGGCGCCGGCGAGTTCGATGATGGCACTGGCCACGGCGCGGTCGCGCGGATTGCTGGCGATGTCGGTCACGAAACTGCGATCGATCTTCAGGAAGTCGACATCCAGATGGCGCAGGTAGTTCAGCGATGAATAGCCGGTGCCGAAATCGTCGATCGAGATTCGCAGACCCATCGCCTTGAGCTCGGCAATGGTGGTGCGGGCCCGATCGGCGTGGGCGATCAGCAGCGATTCGGTCAGCTCCAGCTCGAGCTGCGCGGGCACGGCGCCGCTTTCGGCGAGCACGCGCCGCACCATGGGGACGAAAGTGTCGCTCTGGAACTGCGAAGTCGAGACGTTCACCGACACCCGCAACGGCGCCATGCCGGCCTCGTGCCAGGCACGCGTCTGCGCGCAGGCCGTGCGCAGCACCCATTCACCGACGATGGGCATCATGCCGGTGTCCTCGAGCGTGCCGATGAACATGCCGGGCAGCACCAGGCCGCGCGTCGGGCTGGCCCAGCGAAGCAGGGCCTCGAGAGCGACCACGCGGCGCGTGGCGGCATCGATGCGGGGCTGGTAGTGGAGCTCGAACTCGCCGTCGCGGAAGCCCTTCTTCAACGCGCACTCGAGGTCAAGTCGCTGGAGCGAACGCTGGTTCATGTCGGCGCTGTAGAAGGCATGGGTGCCGCGGCCGCCTTCCTTGGCGGCGTACATGGCCGCGTCAGCGTTCTTCACCAGCGCTTCGGCACTCTGCCCGTCGGCGGGGAACACGGCGATGCCGATGGTGGCGCCAACGGTCAGTTCGTGTCCCTGCACCGTCACCGGCTGAGCCACTGCCGCGGTGATCCGCCGTGCCACGTAAGCGGCGTCTTCGGGCAAGCCGACTTGCGGCAGGATGACGGTGAACTCGTCGCCGCCCATCCGGAACAGCAGGTCGCTGCCGCGCAGGCACTGGTGGATGCGCTCGGACACCGCCCGGAGCAGGGCGTCGCCGGCCGGGTGGCCGAGGCTGTCGTTGACGATCTTGAAGCGGTCCAGGTCGATGAACATCAGGCCGCAGTTGTGGCCGTGGCGTGCCGCCAGCGATACCGCCTCGGACAGGCGCTCGGAGAAGTAGGCTCGGTTGGGCAGCCCGGTCAGCGCATCGTGGTAGGCCTGATGGCGTACCTGCTCTTCCTTGGCCGCCCGCTCGGCCTCTTGCGCCGCGATGATCCCGTCGGCCTTGCGCACCACGATCAGCAGGAAACCATACAGCGTGCCCAGCAGCATGAGCACGATGGCAGCCACCTGCCATTGCGCGCGGTGCTGCTTGTCGATCAGTTCGGTCACGTCGGCATAGACCTCGAACACGCCTTCGACCGGTGAGTCGGCGGAGATCCGGATCGGTACGTACGAGGCGATCAGGTTGCGGTTGTTGATGACGCCTTCGAATGCATCAAAGCGCTCGCGGTAGGTGATCTGGCTGGCCACGCCGCCCGCGCGAGCGTCGTTGAAGCCCTGGTTGCCGCTCTTGTCTTCGCCGATCTGGGATGCGTCGGTGGAGAACACCGTGGTGCCGGCGAGGTTGTAGATCTTCACCTTGGCGATCGACAGGCCGTGCATCTTGGTCAGCACATCGGCGCGCAGGCCGGCCAGCGCGGCATCGGCCAGCAAGTCGTCGCGGGAGCGCCCCGTCGACGTGGCCACGAAGACGCGGTAGCGACCCCAGACCGAGTTGGCGAATGCTCGCGTGAGCTCGGCGTTCGAGCGGCTTTGCTGATCGAGCAGGTGGCGTTCCGTCAGCGCGCGGAAGGTCCAGAACAGGCTGGCCGTGACCAGCAGGATGCCCGCGAGGCTGGCCAGCGAGAAGTAGCGCGTCAGCCGAAAGGGGCGCGGTCGGTGTGACGACACCGGGGATGCGGCTGCAAGCGGGGGCATGGGTCTCGGCAGACGGGGGGATGGGGACATTTCGGCAACGGCGCACCGATCTTGAGCGAGTCAGCAGCGGCGAACGGCCCGGCATGTGCACGGCCGTGACAAGCTGCCGGGAAAGCGCCACGGATGGGCGAGACGGCATGCGCTGGTCGGCGATCTGCGAGGACCGCCGTTCTGCCCAGGCTGGCCGCCCGAACCGCTCGAGTATCAGCCTTCGAGTGCGGCCACTTCGCCGGTGAGCTGCACGGCGGTCTGCAGCGTGCCCTGCAGCAGGTTGCGCAGCAGGCGCAGCGCGAGGGCCGGGCGCTCGGTTTCCAGGCGCGCGAAGGCCTCACGGTCCAGCGTGCAGCAGTCGACCGGCGTGTCGGCGCGCGCGCTGGCCGAGCGCTGGCCGCCGGCGAGCAAGGCCATCTCGCCGAAGCTCATGCCTGCCGACAGCGTCGACAGGCGCTTCTGGCCGCCGCCGGGCAGATCGACGACCACGCTCACCTCGCCGCGCATCAGGAAGTAGATCGCATCGGCCGGGTCGCCGCGGCGCACCAGCAGCGCGCCCGGCTCCGACTGCACGCGCGAGACCAGCGTCTCGAGGAAAGCGACATCCTCCGGCGCGGCGCCTTCGCACAGGCGGTGATCGGCCAGGCGGTCGATCGCGCTGCTGGCGTGCGTGCCGCCATGCTGCGCGAGCAGCGCACGTTCGCACCACTCCAGGCCGAGGTCGAGCTGCGGCTGGAAGCTCAGCGCGCGCGCGTTGCGCGGGTCGATCTCGGTGTCCAGCGCCGCGAGCAGTTCGCCGCGCCGCACGCGGGTCAGTACCACGTGCTGGCCGCGTCCGGCGCAGCGACCGATCAGCGCGGCAAGCATGCGCGTGGCGGCACCGTCGACATGGCTGACGCGCTTGAAGTCCAGCACCGCGAACTGCAGCGGCCGCGGGTCGTCGACGATGGCATGCAGCACCGGCTCGATGGTCGCGAAGCGCAGGTCGCCCTGCAGCTCGAACACGCGCGCCGCGGCACCGTGCTCGGCGAGCAGGCTGTTCTCGGCCGCCGAGCGTCGGCGCTTGGAGCGCAGCTCGGCCAGCGTGTAGCTCGCGCGCACCGTCGACACCGAGGCGCGCGGCGGCTGCAGGAAGTGCAGGCCGAGGTCGCGCGAGATGGTCTCGCAGGCCTTCACGCCGCGCACGCTGTTGCCGCGCTCGTCCAGCGCCGGCGAGTACACGGCGATGCCCAGCTGCCCCGGCAGCACGGCCATGATGCCTCCGCCCACGCCGCTCTTGGCCGGCAGCCCGACACGGTAGACCCATTCGCCGGTGAAGTCGTAGACGCCGCAGGTGGCCATCACGCTGAGGATGGGGCCGACGAACTCGCTGCGCACGGCGCTCGCGCCGGTGACGGGATTCGTGCCGCCGTTGGCCAGCGTGGCGGCCATCAGCGCCAGGTCGCGGCAGTCGATCAGGACCGAGCACTGGCGGAAGTAGAGGTCGAGCGCCTCTTCCGGGTCCTCGGTGACGATGTCGTAGTTGCGCAGCATGTGGCCGATGGCGCGGTTGCGGTGGCCGGTGGCGCGCTCCGATTCGAACACCGCCTCGTCGATGCCGAGCGCCCGGCCGGCGTAGGCCGACATGGCCGCGAGCACGCGCGCGAGCCGCTGCTCGCGTGTCGCGCCGGCCACCAGCGACGAGGTGGCGATGGCGCCGGCGTTGATCATCGGGTTCATCGGCCGGCCCGTCTCCGGCTCCAGGCTGATGGAGTTGAAAGCATCGCCCGAGGGCTCGACACCGACGGTGCGGCGCACGTGGTCCACGCCGCGGTCCTCCAGCGCGACGCCGTAGACCAGCGGCTTGGAGATCGACTGGATGGTGAAGGGCATGTGCGTCGAGCCGACCTCGTAGACGCGGCCATCGACAGTGGCAATGGCGATGCCGAAGCCTGCCGGGTCGGCCTTGGCAAGCTCGGGGATGTAGGTGGCGACCTGGCCGTCGGTGATGCCGGCGAGCTCGCGGTGCAGGCGCTCGAGGTAGTCCTGGATGGGCGATGTCACGAGATGGGCGGGCGCGGATGGGGTTTCATCAGCGGATCGCAACTTTCGTGCGCGGCACCGCACCACCCGCGGGCGCCTCGTGCCCTGAACGGCGCGTTGCCGCTAGCGTTCCTGGTGCACAGGCGTGGAGCCGGGCACCATTTCGGGTCTGGCCGCCGAGGGCGGCGCGGGGACGCGGTCACCCAGCACCTGCAGCGCATGCTCGTAGCCCTGGCGCACCACCTGATCGAAGCGCTTCCAGTCGAGCATGCCGACGCGGTCGAGCGGCGGGTTGAAGTACAGATCGGTCAGCGCGCGCGCCTGGCGCTGCCGCGACAGGCTGTACAGGATGGTCGAGTTGATCAGCAGCACCGGCAGGCTCGGCAGGCGGTACCGCCGCGTCTTGCGCGACCGCAGGCGGTCGAGCAGCATCGCCCATCCGCTGGGCATCTCGTCCAGCTCGATGCGCCGCGGCTTGCTGGCGTTGAGGTCGACGCCGATCACCTTGCCGACGCCGCGCAGGCCGCGCATCACGTCGACCGGGAAGTTGTTGAAGGTGCCGCCGTCGCACAGCAGTTCGCCGTCCATGATGACCGGGGGCAACGCGCCCGGGATGGCGGTGCTGGCCAGCAGCGACTTCAGCAGGTCGCCGCGCTGCAGCACCATCTCGCTGGCACGCGAGAAGTTGGTGGCGACGCAGAAGAAGCGCTTCCACAGGTCCTCGATGGCCGCGCCCTCGCCGATGTTGTCGGCCACCGCGCGGCTGACGATGCGGCGCAGACGCCGGCCCTTGATCAGCGAGATCAGCGGCAGCAGCGAGAAGTCGCCGGTCGGGTTGCGGCCGAACTCGGCGCGCGCTGTCGCTTCCAGCCGCTGCGGCGACTGGTCGGTGGCGATCAGCGCAGCCATGATCGCGCCAATGCTGGTGCCGCCCACGTAGTCGGGCTCGATGCCGTGCTCGCGCAAGGCGCGGAACACGCCCAGGTGCGCAAAGCCCCGCGCGCCGCCGCCGGCCAGCACCAGGCCGACCGCGTTGCGTGACTGGATGCGCGCCAGCCGCGCCATGTCGCCCTCGTGGCCGCGGCGCAGGTGCACGTGGTCGTTGACCGGCCGGCGCGCCAGCCAGCGCGACGTGCCGCGCGGCATCGCCGTGCCTGCGTCGTGCATCAGCACCAGGATCTCCGCCGCCTCTGCATGCGGCGGCCGATCGACCAGGAAGGCCTGCTCGCTGGTGTGAACCACCGGCTCGGCCTCGGCCGCCGCCAG
Proteins encoded in this window:
- a CDS encoding bifunctional diguanylate cyclase/phosphodiesterase, which translates into the protein MSAPPLGLAGLRAGIADLYGGTGHVAAQLRGAQLHSVLRLTPYAMLANLGSGALVVWAFHDDRPTGMLAWLGILLLVLGLATLSWLRRGGRALHTARPRALHRATVHAALLAGIWAVVPLLWFPGASPAQQLLVATLFTGMLGAGTFMLSPLPLAALAYAAVYSVASLGALWRAAEPTYHAVAALLAMYAPMVMLGSLASWRKSMALLRSQTDAVRQERMLSVLLQDFEQHADEALWETSTGGHLNHLSPRLAALLGVNDADIRSRSLLALLERRAVSGLDELQQALDDGHPFRDQRLSVKDGDGVRHLSFNGKRLLDDRGRTLGWRGVIADVTDKFETELRLLQLAHTDSLTGLANRFMLRDALASALRAGRPGALLMVDLDHFKIVNDSLGHSAGDELLKCVAQRLRDSLRTGDTVARLGGDEFAVVMTHSGAADEAGVLAQRLIDALELPIDVQGRHLRVGASVGVAMFGENEVGVDDLLVRADTALYAAKEDGRGRLALYSPEMGANSRRRVDIEAGLRFAIANDQLAMHWQPKVDIAEWQIVGAEALMRWEHPVLGRVSPVEFIPVAEQTGLIDDLGRWALREACRAATGPLAGMCVSVNVSPAQLRDARFVTHVRDALREFEMTPAMLELEITESVLMEDIHGALEQLHALRGLGVRVALDDFGTGYSSLAYLRRFPFDTLKIDRAFVNEVLLRKDARAIVQMIAQLAATLGMRTVCEGVESAQQLAVVAKAGCHEVQGYLVSPPKPLAELVKFAAGWKPHAPEMNTLH
- a CDS encoding bifunctional diguanylate cyclase/phosphodiesterase — translated: MSSHRPRPFRLTRYFSLASLAGILLVTASLFWTFRALTERHLLDQQSRSNAELTRAFANSVWGRYRVFVATSTGRSRDDLLADAALAGLRADVLTKMHGLSIAKVKIYNLAGTTVFSTDASQIGEDKSGNQGFNDARAGGVASQITYRERFDAFEGVINNRNLIASYVPIRISADSPVEGVFEVYADVTELIDKQHRAQWQVAAIVLMLLGTLYGFLLIVVRKADGIIAAQEAERAAKEEQVRHQAYHDALTGLPNRAYFSERLSEAVSLAARHGHNCGLMFIDLDRFKIVNDSLGHPAGDALLRAVSERIHQCLRGSDLLFRMGGDEFTVILPQVGLPEDAAYVARRITAAVAQPVTVQGHELTVGATIGIAVFPADGQSAEALVKNADAAMYAAKEGGRGTHAFYSADMNQRSLQRLDLECALKKGFRDGEFELHYQPRIDAATRRVVALEALLRWASPTRGLVLPGMFIGTLEDTGMMPIVGEWVLRTACAQTRAWHEAGMAPLRVSVNVSTSQFQSDTFVPMVRRVLAESGAVPAQLELELTESLLIAHADRARTTIAELKAMGLRISIDDFGTGYSSLNYLRHLDVDFLKIDRSFVTDIASNPRDRAVASAIIELAGALDIAVVAEGVETQAQAAFFSSTPCAELQGFLFCRPLPAQRVMGFVAEEQQSLSSVRAQPGDATGLPA
- the glsA gene encoding glutaminase A gives rise to the protein MTSPIQDYLERLHRELAGITDGQVATYIPELAKADPAGFGIAIATVDGRVYEVGSTHMPFTIQSISKPLVYGVALEDRGVDHVRRTVGVEPSGDAFNSISLEPETGRPMNPMINAGAIATSSLVAGATREQRLARVLAAMSAYAGRALGIDEAVFESERATGHRNRAIGHMLRNYDIVTEDPEEALDLYFRQCSVLIDCRDLALMAATLANGGTNPVTGASAVRSEFVGPILSVMATCGVYDFTGEWVYRVGLPAKSGVGGGIMAVLPGQLGIAVYSPALDERGNSVRGVKACETISRDLGLHFLQPPRASVSTVRASYTLAELRSKRRRSAAENSLLAEHGAAARVFELQGDLRFATIEPVLHAIVDDPRPLQFAVLDFKRVSHVDGAATRMLAALIGRCAGRGQHVVLTRVRRGELLAALDTEIDPRNARALSFQPQLDLGLEWCERALLAQHGGTHASSAIDRLADHRLCEGAAPEDVAFLETLVSRVQSEPGALLVRRGDPADAIYFLMRGEVSVVVDLPGGGQKRLSTLSAGMSFGEMALLAGGQRSASARADTPVDCCTLDREAFARLETERPALALRLLRNLLQGTLQTAVQLTGEVAALEG
- a CDS encoding patatin-like phospholipase family protein; this translates as MPSAGPRPPHQDDLLLHHLRTFLGIIDAQAIDAVRGRVRWMQLAGGETLMRQGEPGDALYLLVSGRLRVYIEEDGVRRVVREVSRGEVVGEMSLITDAPRSATLVAIRDSVLVSLGKDDFANLQSHSPQVTLALTRQIIARLRTEHDRTVMDRPVTMALLPVSAGIDSAAFAQSLARELSAHGKVGVLDAAGVDAQLKALGLPSMAVDDERAQRGVAMLFDEFEGTHDYVLLVGDGAPTDWTHRCTRHADEILLLAAAEAEPVVHTSEQAFLVDRPPHAEAAEILVLMHDAGTAMPRGTSRWLARRPVNDHVHLRRGHEGDMARLARIQSRNAVGLVLAGGGARGFAHLGVFRALREHGIEPDYVGGTSIGAIMAALIATDQSPQRLEATARAEFGRNPTGDFSLLPLISLIKGRRLRRIVSRAVADNIGEGAAIEDLWKRFFCVATNFSRASEMVLQRGDLLKSLLASTAIPGALPPVIMDGELLCDGGTFNNFPVDVMRGLRGVGKVIGVDLNASKPRRIELDEMPSGWAMLLDRLRSRKTRRYRLPSLPVLLINSTILYSLSRQRQARALTDLYFNPPLDRVGMLDWKRFDQVVRQGYEHALQVLGDRVPAPPSAARPEMVPGSTPVHQER